AGCCGTTTTCTTTGCGGCGGGTTTCTTTTCGTCGCCGGAGGAAAGCGTCCCGATTTCAATACGCGTATAGGGCTGGCGATGCCCGCGCTTTACCTTGAACCGCTTGCGTCTTTTCTTGCGGAAGACAAGAATTTTATCGCCTTTGACATGCTCGAGGATTTTTGCCTTGACCGAGGCATCGGGTACGACCGGTGTGCCGATTTGTACCCCATCTTTTCCGGCTATCAATAGTACACGGTCCAATGTAACGGAGTCGTTCGCTTTTCCTTCCAGATGCGGGACGATCAGCCGATCTTTTTCGCGAACCGAAAATTGCTTGCCGGCAATTTCTACGATGGCATACATATTCTTTTCTCTTCTTTTGGGCGCCGGATTGGGTACCGACGCGAGAGCTTGTTTTCCTGTGACAACGGATTCATGATTACGGCGTTGAAGGTGCTTTCGGAGCTCGCCTTCATAGCGCTTGTCTTTCACCTTCCGTGCGCCGCATTGAATGCGCAGCAAAATCTAACAACACAGAAAATCTCGTGTTCCATATAACTGCATCATTCCGGAACCACGCAGAAGCGAAACCCCATTCGTAAGCATGTCATGGATATAAACCTGCCGATATCCGGCCTGAATATCCGGCCGGGAAAAGTGCTGTGCATCGGGCGGAATTATGCCGCGCACGCCGCCGAAATGCAGAGCGCCATACCTGTGGCGCCGGTAATATTCCTGAAGCCTCCGACCGCCCTGATCGGAAATGGGGGAGAGGTGCTGCTGCCGTCTGCTTCCCGCGAGGTACATCATGAAGTGGAGCTGGTTGTCCTCATTGGAAAAAAGGGCAAAAATATTCCCGTGTCCGATGCCATGAAGCATGTGGAAGGGTACGCGCTCGGAATCGATATGACGGCCCGGGATCTGCAGGCCGAAGCCAAGCGAAACGGCCTTCCCTGGTCGGTTGCAAAGGGATTCGACACCTTTGCCCCCTTGGGCGCTTTTACATCTGCCCGCGACATTTCCGATCCTCGCCGCCTCGGTATTTCTCTGCACGTCAATGGGGTGATGCGGCAGCAGGGGAGTGTTTCCCGCATGGTATTTGGCGTGGACGAACTCGTTGCGTATGCCTCGTCCATCTTTACGTTGATGCCCGGCGACCTTATGTATACGGGTACGCCGGAAGGCGTTGCGGCTGTGGAAGATGGGGACCGGCTTGTGGCCAGGGGAACGGGTTTGCAGGATCTGACGGTGGATGTGCGGCGCCTGTAAGCCCGGAAACAGGCCCTAGCGGCTTATCGCGAGGACCTCCATTTTTACCTTGCCTGCCGGTACGTCAACCTCTATGACGTCACCGGGCGCTTTTCCGAGAAGCGCACTCCCTATCGGGCTTGTCACGGAGATTTTTCCCGTTCGGATATCCGCCTCCGCCGCCGAAACCAGCCGGAAGGTTTGCTCGGAGCCCGTACCATGATTTTTTACGCGGACGTTGGATAGAATATAGGCCTTCTCCGGGTCTACCTGCTTCTCGTCCACGAGGCGGGCTTGCGAGACCGTCGTTTCCATTTTGGCAATCCGTGCTTCGAGAAGTCCCTGTGCTTCCTTCGCGGCGTCATATTCTGCATTCTCGGACAGGTCGCCCTTTTCCCGTGCTTCCTGAATAGCTCTGGAAATACGGGTACGCTCTTTTGTCTTCAGGAAGCGCAACTCTTTCCTGAGCTTTTCGAGCCCTTCCCGGGTCAGGTATACGATATTTGAGCCCTGCGCGGAGATACGCGTTCCTGATGGTTGACGGACAGAAGGGTGAAAAATGCGGACAACAGCCCGGCAGTACACAGGTCGCGGAAACACTCAATACAAAGCGACCTCAGAGAAGGCCGGTAAACGTATATCCGGCATGATCTGTTCCGCTCACCATCCCGGTCTCTTTGCAGGTTGCCGTTCGGGTCGGGTCCGGTCTTTATCCCGTGTCTTCCGGGGGGGATTACCCCGGTTGTCGAGCAGACGGCGAGAGGTCCAGTATGCGGACTGCCAGTATGCCTCTTCCAGAGAACCCAGGGTAACGCCTTGCGATGTGGAAGCGTGTGTGAAGGTCCCGTTTTCGAGATAGATACCTACGTGTCGCGAGGCGCCCGGCGGCCGGAAAAACACAAGATCTCCCGCCTTCAGTTGCGCCGGCTGCACCCTGCGTCCTTCCCGGACCTGATCCGCGGTGGAGCGGGGAAGATCGATCCCGAAGGCATCGGCATATACGTTCTGGACGAACGCCGAACAATCGACCCCTCTTTTCGTCGTGCCGCCCAGCAGATATGGGGTTCCGCGCCAGTGGGCGTACTCGGCATGGATGCGGGATTCAACCGTTCCCGATCTGTACATCGAACCGGACGATGCGCATCCGGAAACAAGCAGGAATAGCACCAACGCTGTCAGGGTACAGAGCTTATGTTTCTTTGGGGAATTCCTCATGACGGCATTTCCGGTGTGTGCGGGGCGCAATCAAAAAGGAGGAACCGGCAGCTGAAACGCTTCTTGCGTTGCTTCGCCGTTTTCGTGCGGTGGCGGGATCAAAGGAAAGGCATACAGGTACCTGCATGCAAAGATACGGCATACGTGGTATGCAGTGAACACGCAAGCGGTCTGTTGCTCAGTATGCCGTCCCCGACTGTTTTTATCGACCCATCCAACCTTCTGGTATCATGCCTTATCCCGAAGCTCTTGTAACACCCATGCGGCAGGAACTCGTGCAACTGGGCATCGAAGAATTGCTCGATGCGGAGGCGGTCGAGAAATCTCTTGAGGAAAGCAAGCAGGGAACAACGCTTGTCGTCATCAACACGGTATGCGGCTGTGCTGCTTCAAGCGCTCGTCCGGCGATAGCCATGGCGCTCCGTAATCCCGTGCAGCCAGATCGAAAAGTAACCGTGTTTGCCGGTCAGGATCTCGAAGCCACTTCCCGCCTGCGCGAGTATCTTGTGGGCATCCCTCCCTCTTCACCGTTCGTTGCCCTGCTGAAGGAAGGCGAGCCGGTGTATGTCATGGAGCGTCGCCATATCGAGGGACGCAGCGCCAGTGCGATAGCCAGTGATCTTGCACATGCATTCGACACGCATTGCAACAACGCGCAGTCTGGTGTCTCCGAAAGTCCGGAGGCTGTCCATTCGGAGGGGAACGGGTTGCCGCCTACGTTTCGCTCTATCCTGTGACGGGCAGGTTCTCTACAGGATATTCTGATTATTCCTCGTTCTCGTCGCGCTGGCTTGTAGCCGGGGTTCCGTTTGCGCCCGGCCACATTTTCTCCCGCCATACGACGAAGCCGAAATAGGCGGCGCCTGCCGCGATTGCGGTCAGGGCAACTGCCCATGCAGGCCATACGCCCCGGGCAAGCCAGACACACGCCACCGGGGGTAGTGCGATAAGGGCATAGCGAATATAGGCGCCTCCGGCGCGTCGCAGGGATACTTTCGCAAACTTCAGCATTGCGGCGATCTGGAAGATGCGCGCGAATGCCCCGGCTCCTGCCATCAGACCCATCGTAAGCAGGACGTTGCCTGTATTTCCACCCCAGAACAGAGCCGCCGCAAGAAGCAGGAACGATCCGATACTGATCCCCAATTCCGCTCGTTGCAGTTCGAGAATGTCGAAGAGCCGTGTGAGCGGGGAGGCTACGGCGCTCAGAAAGAACCAGCAGGCAAGGTATTGTTCGTAGACGCCGGCTGCGCGCCAACCGGCTCCGAAGACGAAGGCAAACAATTCCGGCCCGGCAGCGATCAGCAGCATGCAGGGAAACATACCGACCATGACCAGACGTGCATGCACGCTTTCCGTGAAACCAGCGAGTCGGTTTTCCCTGTGGGCTGTTGCGCCGTCCACGAAAAAAACCTGCGCTACCGCCGTTCCGATAAGACTCAACGGGATGGCCAGCACGGCGAAGGCGCGTCCGTACAGGCCTGTTACGTCCCAGCCAAAATAGACCGGAAGCAGGAGCACCGGCAGGCGGCCCAATACGGTATTCAGTAAAGAGGAGGGCATGGCGTACAGGGGGAACCGCCGGTAGCGCCTGGCCACGGATCGAAGTTCGCTCATCGAGGGGCGGCGCGCGTCAGGCGCTCTGTTGCGGCGAAGGAGCGCTGCCCCGAAATACGCCGCTCCCAGCGCCTGCCCGGTGATGAATCCCAAAATCAATCCCCCTGCGCCGAGGGGCGTACCTGCGCCAAGGCCGATGCGGCTGGAAATGATGGCTATCTTGTTGGTTGCTTCCGCACCGGTAATCGTACGAAACGCCCGTTTACGCGTGAGCCATGCCTCGGCAAGTTTTCCGAACCGTATCAGCAGCAACGCGGGCGCAACGAGCCACAACCAGGGAGCGATCTCCTCAGGGGCGCCCAGCAGAGAAGTGATTTCCCGGCTCCATAGCGAGCCCACGGCTACCATGGCTGTGACGCCAATCGTGATGATTCCCGCCAACCACAGGACGGTACGCGCCCTTTGGTCGCGTTCGGGCAGCATAACGGCTTCTTCATAGCGCAAGGACGCAAGCGCTGTGAGGACACTCACGATCGTTATGAAATAATCGGAGATTCCAAAGGCCTGGGTTGTGAATAAGCGGGTGAGTACCGGAAGGGCCAGATACGAGATAACGAACGTCACCGCGGTACCGGAAAGAAGGGTCATTACCGGCCCGCGGAATCCTTCCCGCGCATAAAGCTGCCCGATC
This Bacteroidetes bacterium SB0662_bin_6 DNA region includes the following protein-coding sequences:
- a CDS encoding lipopolysaccharide biosynthesis protein, which produces MKNLRTWIGQLYAREGFRGPVMTLLSGTAVTFVISYLALPVLTRLFTTQAFGISDYFITIVSVLTALASLRYEEAVMLPERDQRARTVLWLAGIITIGVTAMVAVGSLWSREITSLLGAPEEIAPWLWLVAPALLLIRFGKLAEAWLTRKRAFRTITGAEATNKIAIISSRIGLGAGTPLGAGGLILGFITGQALGAAYFGAALLRRNRAPDARRPSMSELRSVARRYRRFPLYAMPSSLLNTVLGRLPVLLLPVYFGWDVTGLYGRAFAVLAIPLSLIGTAVAQVFFVDGATAHRENRLAGFTESVHARLVMVGMFPCMLLIAAGPELFAFVFGAGWRAAGVYEQYLACWFFLSAVASPLTRLFDILELQRAELGISIGSFLLLAAALFWGGNTGNVLLTMGLMAGAGAFARIFQIAAMLKFAKVSLRRAGGAYIRYALIALPPVACVWLARGVWPAWAVALTAIAAGAAYFGFVVWREKMWPGANGTPATSQRDENEE
- a CDS encoding fumarylacetoacetate hydrolase family protein produces the protein MDINLPISGLNIRPGKVLCIGRNYAAHAAEMQSAIPVAPVIFLKPPTALIGNGGEVLLPSASREVHHEVELVVLIGKKGKNIPVSDAMKHVEGYALGIDMTARDLQAEAKRNGLPWSVAKGFDTFAPLGAFTSARDISDPRRLGISLHVNGVMRQQGSVSRMVFGVDELVAYASSIFTLMPGDLMYTGTPEGVAAVEDGDRLVARGTGLQDLTVDVRRL
- the greA gene encoding transcription elongation factor GreA — translated: MSAQGSNIVYLTREGLEKLRKELRFLKTKERTRISRAIQEAREKGDLSENAEYDAAKEAQGLLEARIAKMETTVSQARLVDEKQVDPEKAYILSNVRVKNHGTGSEQTFRLVSAAEADIRTGKISVTSPIGSALLGKAPGDVIEVDVPAGKVKMEVLAISR
- the rplU gene encoding 50S ribosomal protein L21; translation: MKDKRYEGELRKHLQRRNHESVVTGKQALASVPNPAPKRREKNMYAIVEIAGKQFSVREKDRLIVPHLEGKANDSVTLDRVLLIAGKDGVQIGTPVVPDASVKAKILEHVKGDKILVFRKKRRKRFKVKRGHRQPYTRIEIGTLSSGDEKKPAAKKTAATKPAAKKTAAKKPAAKKTTASAKTAGAAQKTVKKKPAPKATEEAIPPESEAAS
- a CDS encoding BrxA/BrxB family bacilliredoxin, with the translated sequence MPYPEALVTPMRQELVQLGIEELLDAEAVEKSLEESKQGTTLVVINTVCGCAASSARPAIAMALRNPVQPDRKVTVFAGQDLEATSRLREYLVGIPPSSPFVALLKEGEPVYVMERRHIEGRSASAIASDLAHAFDTHCNNAQSGVSESPEAVHSEGNGLPPTFRSIL